The proteins below come from a single Numenius arquata chromosome 19, bNumArq3.hap1.1, whole genome shotgun sequence genomic window:
- the PTGS1 gene encoding prostaglandin G/H synthase 1 — protein MGGGCRARAPPGAGLRRGGLRLLLAHAVLLCATGSAATDGSVNPCCYFPCQHQGVCVRVGLGGYECDCTRTGYFGANCTSPELWTRLHDWLKPSPAFYHFILTHFKWFWDIVNSTFIRDTLMRLILTVRANLIPSPPTFNSDYGYISWEAYANVSYYTRVLPPVPDNCPTPMGTKGKQQLPDPQLLAERFLLRQKFEADPRGTNLMFAFFAQHFTHQFFKTSGKMGRGFTKALGHGVDLGHLYGDNLQRQHQLRLFQDGKLKFQVVDGEVYPPMVTDAPVHMVYPSAVPKEKQLAMGQEVFGLLPGLCMYTTLWLREHNRVCDILKQEHPTWSDEQLFQTARLILIGETIKIVIEDYVQHLSGYYLSLKFDPELLFGTQFQYRNRIAVEFNQLYHWHGLMPDSFIIQGEEYSYEQFLYNTSMVMDYGVEALVESFSKQIAGRIGGAQTINANVLQVAIGVIKESRQLRLQPFNEYRKRFGMKPYKSFQELTGEEEKAAELEELYGDIDALEFYLGLLLEKPQPNGIFGESMVEIGAPFSLKGLFGNPICSPEYWKPSTFGGETGFEIVKTASLEKLVCLNVKKCPYVAFHVPDASENGSPRGGGPSTEL, from the exons ATGGGCGGTGGGTGCCGGGCCCGGGcccccccgggagcggggctgcggcggggcgggctgcGGCTCCTCCTCGCCCACgctgtgctgctctgtgccacCGGGAGCGCCGCCACCGACGGCTCCG TGAATCCCTGCTGCTATTTCCCCTGCCAGCACCAAGGGGTGTGCGTGAGGGTCGGCCTGGGAGGATACGAGTGCGACTGCACGCGGACGGGATACTTCGGGGCCAACTGCACCTCCC CCGAGCTCTGGACGCGCCTCCATGACTGGCTGAAGCCCAGTCCTGCCTTCTACCACTTCATCCTGACCCACTTCAAGTGGTTTTGGGACATTGTCAACAGCACCTTCATCAGGGACACCCTCATGAGGCTCATACTCACAG TTCGTGCCAATCtcatccccagcccccccaccttCAACTCTGACTACGGCTACATCAGCTGGGAGGCCTACGCCAACGTCAGCTATTACACCCGTGTCCTCCCACCGGTGCCGGACAACTGCCCCACGCCCATGGGGACCAAAG ggaagcagcagctccccgacccccagctgctggcagagaggTTCCTGCTGCGGCAGAAGTTTGAAGCCGATCCCCGAGGTACCAACCTGATGTTTGCCTTCTTCGCCCAGCATTTCACCCACCAGTTCTTCAAGACATCCGGGAAGATGGGACGTGGCTTCACCAAGGCGCTGGGGCACGGG GTGGATCTCGGGCACTTGTATGGGGACAACCTGCAGCGGCAGCACCAGTTGCGGCTCTTCCAAGATGGGAAGCTGAAATTCCAG GTGGTGGATGGAGAGGTGTATCCCCCCATGGTCACCGATGCTCCGGTTCACATGGTCTACCCATCTGCCGTCCCCAAGGAGAAGCAGCTGGCGATGGGACAGGAGGTGTTTGGGCTGCTGCCGGGGCTCTGCATGTACACCACACTCTGGCTGCGCGAGCACAACCGTGTCTGTGACATTCTGAAACAGGAGCATCCCACCTGGAGTGACGAGCAGCTCTTCCAGACGGCTCGTCTCATCCTCATCG GGGAGACCATTAAGATCGTCATTGAAGACTATGTCCAGCACCTCAGCGGGTACTACCTGAGCCTCAAGTTCGACCCCGAACTGCTGTTTGGGACACAGTTCCAGTACCGGAATCGCATCGCGGTGGAGTTCAACCAGCTCTATCACTGGCACGGGCTGATGCCCGACTCCTTCATCATCCAGGGAGAAGAGTACAGCTACGAGCAGTTCCTCTACAATACCTCCATGGTCATGGACTATGGCGTGGAGGCACTGGTGGAGTCCTTTTCCAAGCAGATTGCAGGAAGG ATCGGTGGGGCACAGACCATCAATGCCAATGTCTTGCAAGTGGCCATTGGGGTCATCAAGGAATCCCGGCAGCTGAGGCTTCAGCCGTTTAACGAGTATCGGAAGAGGTTTGGCATGAAGCCCTACAAGTCCTTTCAGGAGCTGACAG gagaggaggagaaggcggcagAGCTGGAAGAGCTGTATGGAGACATTGATGCTCTGGAGTTTTATCTGGGCTTGCTGCTTGAGAAACCCCAACCCAATGGTATTTTTGGGGAAAGCATGGTGGAGATCGGAGCTCCGTTTTCCCTGAAGGGGCTTTTTGGAAACCCCATCTGCTCCCCAGAGTACTGGAAACCCAGTACATTCGGCGGAGAGACTGGCTTTGAGATCGTTAAGACAGCATCGCTGGAGAAACTCGTGTGCCTTAACGTGAAGAAGTGCCCATACGTGGCATTTCATGTGCCGGATGCTTCAGAAAATGGCAGCCCTCGGGGTGGTGGACCATCTACTGAGCTCTAG
- the PDCL gene encoding phosducin-like protein gives MTALDDKLLGEKLQYYYSSSEGEDEDSEKEDKEGESTVPESVGEVDLSSDGSAVNTGPKGVINDWRRFKQLETEQRQEQRREMERLIKKLSMTCRSHLDEETDKQKQKELQEKINGKMTLQEYNMIHNDEDDEEFLQRYRKQRMEEMRQQLYSGQQFKQVFEITSGEAFLDTVDKEHKSTLIMIHIYEDDIPGTESLHGCMICLAAEYPTVKFCRVKSSLIGASARFTNNALPALLVYKAGELIGNFVRITDQLGEDFFAVDLEAFLQECGLLPEKDLVLLTSIHNPSACYSEDSDLEID, from the exons ATGACTGCTTTGGATGATAAACTGCTTGGTGAGAAGCTGCAGTACTATTACAGCAGTAGCGAGGGTGAGGATGAAGACAGTGAGAAAGAAGATAAAGAAGGGGAGAGCACTGTTCCTGAAAGCGTTGGGGAAGTAGACCTCAGCAGCGATGGCAGTGCAGTCAACACAG gtCCCAAAGGAGTCATTAATGACTGGCGAAGATTTAAACAATTGGAAACCGAACAGCGGCAGGAGCAGCGCAGAGAAATGGAACGACTCATAAAAAAATTGTCTATGACATGCAGATCTCACTTGGATGAGGAGACTgataagcagaagcagaaagagcTTCAGGAAAAAATCAATGGAAAG ATGACATTACAAGAGTATAACATGATTCAcaatgatgaagatgatgaggaaTTCCTGCAGCGATACAGGAAGCAGCGAATGGAGGAGATGAGGCAGCAGTTGTACAGCGGGCAGCAATTTAAACAGGTTTTTGAGATTACCAGCGGAGAAGCGTTTTTGGACACAGTTGATAAAGAGCATAAGAGCACGCTGATCATGATCCATATTTATGAAGATGATATCCCTGGCACCGAGTCCCTGCATGGCTGCATGATCTGCCTAGCTGCAGAGTATCCAACGGTTAAATTTTGCAGAGTGAAGAGTTCGCTCATCGGCGCCAGCGCTCGCTTCACTAATAACGCTCTGCCAGCGTTGCTGGTCTATAAGGCAGGTGAGCTCATCGGCAATTTTGTGCGAATCACTGACCAGCTCGGAGaagatttttttgctgttgacCTGGAGGCTTTTCTGCAGGAATGTGGTTTGCTtccagaaaaggacctggtgcTCCTGACTTCTATACATAATCCCTCTGCGTGTTACAGTGAAGACAGTGATCTGGAAATAGACTGA